The following coding sequences are from one Leptospira mayottensis 200901116 window:
- the gspN gene encoding type II secretion system protein GspN yields MKKEKEFQEETALTPEEEEFLTLELQEEEEGETVSRFTLKQKLILIGTGLFSFLIFTVWLFPLDEVVRSSLQSSSVKTGTIINFRDLSISILGNVTLDTLEITTPSNLKIKTEEAVLKTSLLGLIKKKFNGKFKLISLKIDTENGPLAKIRSFEGQGKFDNLDQGFSRMSGTLDLEIPAGSSSGMIQELPEIPLLGELKNITIKKFLTKVNLQSGNLIFNDFTLDTSIARFDITGNIRLSENMSFSQLNLRICLELDRNFALERQDIQDMLTLLEKQNGSKCIPVMGTVNKPEVKIPGISGPLAPGNP; encoded by the coding sequence ATGAAAAAAGAAAAAGAATTCCAGGAAGAAACGGCACTTACTCCCGAAGAAGAGGAATTTTTGACTCTTGAACTTCAGGAAGAAGAGGAGGGGGAAACGGTCTCTCGTTTTACGCTCAAACAGAAACTGATTCTTATTGGAACAGGTCTGTTCTCATTTCTCATTTTTACCGTTTGGCTTTTCCCTTTAGACGAGGTCGTTCGCAGTTCCTTACAGTCCTCTTCCGTTAAAACGGGAACGATCATCAATTTCAGGGATTTGAGTATTTCGATTTTGGGAAATGTAACTTTGGATACCTTAGAAATCACCACACCTTCCAATCTTAAAATCAAAACGGAAGAAGCAGTTCTGAAAACTTCCCTCTTAGGTTTGATTAAAAAAAAGTTCAACGGAAAATTTAAACTGATTTCCTTAAAAATCGACACTGAAAATGGACCCTTGGCGAAGATCCGTAGCTTTGAAGGCCAGGGAAAATTTGATAATTTAGACCAAGGTTTTTCGAGGATGAGTGGCACCCTGGATTTGGAAATTCCGGCCGGATCTTCTTCAGGTATGATTCAGGAGCTTCCTGAAATTCCTCTTCTAGGGGAACTGAAAAATATCACGATTAAAAAGTTTCTGACAAAAGTGAACCTTCAGAGCGGAAACCTCATTTTCAACGATTTTACATTAGACACATCGATCGCGCGTTTTGATATCACGGGAAATATTCGTCTATCGGAGAACATGTCCTTTTCTCAGTTGAATCTTAGAATTTGTTTGGAATTGGATCGCAACTTTGCGTTGGAAAGACAAGATATCCAGGACATGTTGACTCTCTTGGAAAAACAAAATGGAAGTAAGTGTATCCCAGTTATGGGAACCGTCAATAAACCGGAAGTGAAAATTCCGGGAATATCTGGACCTTTAGCTCCTGGGAATCCTTAG
- a CDS encoding general secretion pathway protein GspK → MKRSRFQEFFLNNIQILLNSIRKFTFLNIRKKVSSVSFTFKIRIYYKNGSSLLLLRRNIRKFKKGFMVVILVMAIGTASFYTATEFGELSLGELRVAQANADGFRALLLAKAGFQGALGALKKIPEEYLYKSGIALNPPPLPLGGGTIYYKISSEDGKINLNSLLNQDDNQQNLRSVEMLSRLFDQFGIKREKLFPIFDWLDTDLQEVGGGAEDGYYSSLKPPRKNKNSFMYSLSELVSVKGFDRETVYGSLKPADFDQKYSKAFQSDEERALIGDSDFVLANNVTAYIPSGQNSDDRINLNGAPYFVLMSLSDFMTKQAAMRILKFKLERGGFIKELKDLEKFQEFQIPTAGGLTLYKELAGEGTDVSGGRVKTKGEIFRIVAVGQVKNTVRRITSIFDLTNNQMLYYMED, encoded by the coding sequence ATGAAACGCTCGCGTTTCCAGGAATTCTTTTTAAATAATATTCAAATTTTATTAAACTCGATTCGAAAGTTTACTTTTTTGAATATACGGAAGAAAGTTTCAAGTGTTTCTTTTACTTTTAAAATACGAATCTATTATAAAAACGGGTCGTCGTTGCTTTTACTACGACGGAACATTCGCAAATTCAAGAAAGGTTTTATGGTCGTGATCTTAGTGATGGCTATCGGTACTGCTTCCTTTTATACGGCTACGGAGTTCGGAGAACTTTCCTTGGGGGAATTGAGAGTCGCTCAAGCGAATGCTGACGGGTTCCGGGCGCTTCTTCTTGCAAAAGCGGGTTTCCAAGGGGCGTTAGGTGCACTTAAGAAAATTCCGGAAGAATATCTCTACAAAAGTGGAATTGCACTCAACCCTCCGCCTTTGCCGCTGGGAGGTGGGACCATATATTATAAAATCAGCTCCGAAGACGGAAAGATCAATCTGAATTCTCTCTTGAATCAGGATGATAATCAACAGAATTTACGTTCTGTAGAAATGCTTTCAAGACTTTTTGATCAATTCGGCATTAAACGGGAAAAACTCTTTCCGATCTTCGATTGGTTGGATACCGATCTTCAGGAAGTCGGCGGAGGCGCGGAAGATGGGTATTACTCCTCTCTAAAACCCCCTCGGAAGAATAAGAATTCTTTTATGTATTCTCTTTCAGAACTCGTTTCTGTAAAAGGATTCGATAGAGAAACGGTTTACGGTTCTCTAAAGCCAGCTGACTTTGATCAGAAATATTCCAAAGCGTTTCAGTCGGACGAGGAACGCGCACTGATCGGAGATAGCGATTTCGTTTTAGCGAATAACGTGACCGCGTATATCCCCTCCGGACAAAATTCAGATGATAGAATCAACTTGAACGGTGCGCCATACTTTGTTTTGATGTCTTTATCCGATTTTATGACTAAACAAGCTGCTATGAGAATTCTTAAATTCAAACTGGAACGTGGCGGTTTTATCAAAGAACTGAAGGACTTGGAAAAATTTCAAGAATTTCAAATTCCAACTGCAGGGGGGTTGACCCTTTATAAGGAGCTTGCAGGAGAAGGAACCGATGTTTCGGGGGGAAGGGTGAAAACCAAAGGAGAAATCTTTCGAATCGTAGCAGTAGGTCAAGTAAAGAATACGGTTCGCAGAATCACCAGTATTTTCGATCTGACGAATAATCAGATGCTTTATTATATGGAAGACTAA
- a CDS encoding cell division protein FtsA encodes MFIYDQFLAIDYGTSTIKGVLFQKVLGKLNILRSEIMSISHGEEDEYKHNILRFINSYFPGETSIVLNLPLNRLFVREFSIPLTTVKAVREVIPFEVENRIPFPMETVEVTGNIWRIDQEKSNVIAYSAHHSELDFITAPFLGSNIVFRGLFVDSVSLASVIYEHLNKEITHKKSVQVDIGGRVTILSILSEGKVAHTRYISMGGDTLTEQIASDLKIPFEKAEAIQFSLQFEPFVGEGVDLNLFAKEFKLKAIDIKKAFQSAVKFAEKLSSEINRSIVSMNEAERPEVLYLSGGGSKIRGIESFFGDSLGLIIRRYDFLSLNGDTFSTCLGMGYHFGFPKKDKVDFIDTPHVKRINKNILNLDQFRPHLIFSGISLFILITVFFVGIVVDKRKLSAGDKMLAEKFQKSFGRPAPEDVDILEYATKLKNEEKKKTEIYRLYLSKPSILDILFELSINFPSSDMQPFQLDQFDYDQDLVKIGGKVNEFSEIGVVQRSLEKSPMFKDIEIVDKKLMQGVKNYKVSFIIKMKVVNKPVSPEESF; translated from the coding sequence ATGTTTATTTACGATCAATTTCTTGCAATCGATTACGGAACGAGTACGATCAAAGGTGTACTGTTTCAAAAAGTTCTCGGTAAGTTAAACATTCTACGTTCCGAGATTATGAGTATCTCTCATGGAGAAGAGGACGAATACAAACACAATATTCTTCGTTTTATCAATTCCTACTTTCCTGGCGAAACGAGTATCGTTTTGAATCTTCCTTTGAATCGTCTTTTTGTAAGGGAATTTTCTATTCCTCTTACGACGGTAAAAGCGGTTCGGGAAGTGATTCCCTTTGAAGTGGAAAACAGAATTCCGTTTCCCATGGAAACCGTCGAGGTAACGGGGAATATATGGAGAATTGATCAGGAAAAATCGAACGTGATCGCGTATTCGGCGCACCACAGCGAATTGGATTTCATCACTGCACCGTTTCTCGGGAGCAATATTGTATTTAGAGGCTTGTTTGTGGATTCGGTCAGCCTTGCTTCCGTTATCTACGAACATTTGAATAAAGAGATCACTCATAAGAAATCTGTCCAAGTGGACATAGGCGGACGAGTTACCATCTTAAGTATTTTGAGCGAAGGAAAAGTCGCTCATACCAGATATATTTCCATGGGTGGGGACACTCTTACGGAACAAATTGCGTCCGATTTAAAAATTCCTTTTGAAAAAGCGGAAGCGATTCAATTTTCTCTTCAATTTGAACCGTTTGTTGGAGAAGGGGTTGATCTCAATTTGTTCGCGAAGGAATTTAAACTCAAAGCAATCGATATCAAAAAGGCATTTCAAAGTGCCGTAAAGTTCGCGGAAAAACTTTCATCTGAAATTAACAGAAGTATCGTGTCGATGAACGAGGCTGAAAGACCGGAAGTTTTATATCTTTCGGGCGGGGGAAGTAAGATTCGAGGAATTGAGTCCTTTTTCGGAGATTCTCTGGGGCTCATCATTCGTAGGTATGATTTCCTTTCTTTGAACGGGGATACCTTCTCGACTTGTTTGGGAATGGGTTATCATTTCGGATTTCCGAAAAAAGATAAGGTCGATTTTATAGACACCCCCCACGTTAAGCGAATCAATAAGAACATTCTAAACTTAGATCAGTTCAGACCACATTTGATTTTTTCGGGAATTTCTTTGTTCATTCTAATCACGGTTTTTTTTGTAGGAATCGTAGTCGACAAACGAAAACTCAGTGCAGGCGATAAGATGCTTGCCGAAAAATTTCAGAAAAGTTTTGGCAGACCTGCTCCCGAAGATGTAGATATATTAGAATATGCCACTAAACTCAAAAACGAAGAGAAGAAAAAAACTGAGATTTATAGATTATACTTAAGTAAACCTAGTATTCTTGACATTCTATTCGAATTGTCCATAAACTTTCCTTCCTCTGATATGCAGCCGTTTCAGTTGGATCAATTCGATTACGATCAAGATCTCGTCAAGATCGGAGGAAAAGTAAACGAGTTCAGCGAAATAGGAGTTGTACAAAGATCTTTGGAAAAGTCCCCAATGTTTAAAGATATAGAGATTGTTGACAAAAAATTGATGCAAGGCGTTAAAAATTATAAAGTGTCTTTTATCATTAAGATGAAAGTCGTCAATAAACCAGTTTCTCCGGAGGAATCGTTTTAG